A part of Brassica rapa cultivar Chiifu-401-42 chromosome A05, CAAS_Brap_v3.01, whole genome shotgun sequence genomic DNA contains:
- the LOC117134181 gene encoding serine/threonine-protein kinase TOR-like isoform X2: protein MLSFAPNYGNLPLIAKIEVFEYALENTEGNDLSRVMWLKSRSSEVWLERRTNDTRSLAVMSMVGYIFGLGDRQPSNLMLDRYSGKILHIDFGDCFEASMNREKFPEKVPFRLTRMLVKAMEVSGIKGNFRSTCQNVIQVLRTNKDSVMAMMEAFVHDPLINWRLFNFNEVPQLALLGNNNPNGSANVEPEEVDEDPADVDLPQP from the exons ATGTTGAGTTTTGCTCCAAACTACGGCAATCTACCGCTCATAGCAAAGATTGAAGTATTTGAGTACGCTCTAGAAAACACAGAGGGAAATGATCTGTCCAGG GTTATGTGGTTAAAAAGTCGCTCGTCAGAGGTATGGCTGGAGAGAAGAACCAACGATACTAGAAGTTTAGCCGTTATGAGTATG GTTGGTTATATTTTTGGGTTAGGTGATCGACAACCAAGTAACCTTATGCTAGATAGATACAG TGGGAAAATCTTGCATATTGATTTCGGAGATTGTTTTGAGGCGTCTATGAATAGAGAGAAGTTTCCTGAAAAG GTTCCATTCCGTCTGACAAGAATGCTTGTCAAAGCAATGGAAGTAAGTGGCATCAAAGGAAATTTCCGGTCGACATGCCAAAATGTTATACAAGTTCTCAGAACCAACAAAGACAGTGTAATGGCGATGATGGAGGCGTTTGTGCATGATCCTTTAATCAATTGGCGTCTTTTTAATTTCAATGAAGTCCCTCAACTAGCCCTACTCGGTAACAACAATCCCAATGGTTCTGCTAATGTTGAACCTGAGGAAGTAGATGAAGATCCCGCTGATGTAGACCTTCCTCAGCCTTAA